In Nocardia sp. NBC_00403, one DNA window encodes the following:
- a CDS encoding DUF2252 domain-containing protein: MADHTIAMTAQAAVDMGRAARQRVPRSALGSWAAAPDRADPISVLERQAATRVPELVPLRYARMAAAQFPFLRGAPAVMAADLAGSPNTGLTVQLCGDAHLSNFGLFASPERSLVFDLNDFDETLPGPFEWDVKRLVASIAVAVRGNGGDDADARRSAEAAARSYRESMNHLSGLDELSVWYEQVDAEQVAALVTKPTHRKGVEKALAQAKSNTSLQALGKLTEAGTYGMPRIRNRPPLLTPITQVDSLALDQVLADYSRTLAEERRVLLERHRVLDIARKVVGVGSVGTRCFIVLLAGRQTGHPLFLQVKEAQASVLAPHTTPSKFRHHGHRVVNGQRLIQAASDIFLGWATGSDERHYYLRQLRDMKGSAVIEDMSRTTLRQYSALCGLALARAHARSGERIAIAAYLGAGDAFDRAMGEFALAYADQTIADHRALVAAITSGRVPAAVD; this comes from the coding sequence ATGGCGGACCACACCATCGCGATGACCGCGCAGGCCGCTGTGGACATGGGCCGTGCGGCCCGGCAGCGGGTCCCCCGTTCCGCGCTCGGCAGCTGGGCGGCTGCCCCGGACCGCGCCGACCCGATTTCGGTGCTCGAGCGACAGGCTGCCACCCGGGTGCCAGAGCTCGTCCCCCTCCGCTACGCCCGGATGGCGGCGGCACAGTTCCCATTCCTGCGCGGCGCGCCGGCGGTCATGGCCGCCGACCTCGCCGGCTCGCCGAATACCGGGCTGACCGTGCAACTCTGCGGTGACGCGCACCTGTCCAATTTCGGGCTGTTCGCCTCGCCGGAACGCTCGCTCGTGTTCGACCTCAACGATTTCGACGAAACCCTGCCCGGCCCCTTCGAGTGGGACGTCAAACGGCTCGTCGCGAGCATCGCGGTGGCCGTGCGCGGCAACGGCGGCGACGACGCGGACGCGCGCCGGTCGGCCGAGGCCGCCGCCCGCTCCTATCGCGAGTCCATGAATCACCTGTCCGGTCTCGACGAGCTGAGCGTCTGGTATGAGCAGGTCGACGCCGAACAGGTGGCGGCGCTGGTGACCAAACCCACGCACCGCAAGGGCGTCGAGAAGGCACTCGCTCAGGCCAAGTCCAATACCAGCCTGCAGGCACTCGGCAAGCTGACCGAGGCCGGTACCTACGGCATGCCGCGTATCCGAAACCGCCCACCGCTGCTCACACCGATCACGCAGGTGGACTCGCTCGCGCTCGATCAGGTGTTGGCCGACTACAGCCGGACGCTCGCCGAAGAACGCCGGGTGCTGCTGGAACGGCACCGCGTGCTGGACATCGCACGCAAAGTGGTCGGGGTGGGCAGCGTCGGCACCCGCTGCTTCATCGTGCTGTTGGCCGGCCGCCAGACCGGCCATCCGTTGTTCCTTCAGGTGAAGGAGGCCCAGGCATCGGTGCTCGCACCGCACACCACACCCAGCAAGTTCCGCCACCATGGACACCGAGTCGTCAACGGACAGCGGCTGATCCAGGCCGCGAGCGATATCTTCCTCGGCTGGGCCACCGGATCCGACGAACGCCACTACTACTTGCGGCAGCTACGGGATATGAAGGGCTCCGCGGTGATCGAGGACATGTCCCGCACAACGTTGCGCCAGTACTCGGCATTGTGCGGGCTCGCCCTGGCCCGTGCCCACGCCCGCTCCGGCGAGCGCATTGCCATCGCCGCCTATCTCGGCGCCGGAGACGCCTTCGACCGTGCCATGGGTGAATTCGCCCTCGCCTATGCCGACCAGACGATCGCCGACCATCGAGCCCTCGTTGCGGCGATCACGTCGGGGCGGGTGCCTGCGGCCGTCGACTGA
- a CDS encoding MspA family porin, with amino-acid sequence MKGSTIAMLSVAAVATFGMTAATATADQLADKSRSISTEDGWDLQVSKTAEDVQHVPNLAATPFTREGFVSLSAAADISGEGRAAVNSGTVQLGYQIGCQADVTNGLSLGLSAAIGPNAMVTIVPQPGLAVGGSALVLPNMSATIKPGTISSITLGTKTLAGAHGSISVDQVQIKIDACAGAVSLRSFAIVSISTATADNSVAVYGDPIWL; translated from the coding sequence TTGAAGGGCTCGACCATAGCGATGCTGAGCGTCGCTGCGGTGGCGACATTCGGCATGACTGCCGCCACCGCCACCGCGGATCAACTAGCGGACAAATCCCGCTCCATCAGCACCGAAGACGGCTGGGATCTGCAGGTCAGCAAGACTGCGGAAGACGTTCAACACGTCCCCAATCTGGCAGCGACGCCTTTTACCCGTGAGGGTTTCGTCAGCTTGTCGGCAGCCGCTGACATCAGCGGCGAAGGCCGGGCTGCGGTGAATTCGGGGACGGTGCAGCTGGGATACCAGATCGGGTGCCAGGCCGATGTGACCAATGGTCTGTCGCTCGGACTGTCGGCCGCGATCGGCCCGAACGCGATGGTGACCATCGTCCCGCAACCCGGCCTCGCGGTCGGCGGCAGCGCACTCGTGCTGCCGAATATGTCGGCGACGATCAAGCCGGGCACCATCAGCAGCATCACGCTCGGCACGAAAACGCTTGCCGGAGCACATGGTTCGATCTCGGTCGACCAGGTACAGATCAAGATCGATGCGTGTGCCGGTGCGGTCAGCCTGCGCTCGTTCGCGATCGTCTCGATATCCACGGCGACGGCCGACAATTCGGTCGCGGTCTACGGTGACCCGATATGGCTGTGA
- a CDS encoding glucose 1-dehydrogenase, with protein sequence MARLTGKVALISGGARGMGAAHAKALVAEDARVVLGDLLDDEGAALAKELGDNAAYVHLDVREPQQWRDAVSAAVDRFGSLNVLVNNAGIVNGNLLVDFELSEWQRIVDINLTGTFLGMQAATPAMIEAGGGSMINISSVEGMRGSPGLHGYTATKFAVRGLTKSTALELAQYGIRVNSVHPGLIRTPMTEGIPADFLQIPMGRAAEPAEVSALVTFLASDESSYSTGAEFVIDGGLTVGVPHKTF encoded by the coding sequence ATGGCGCGGTTGACCGGCAAGGTGGCATTGATCAGTGGCGGGGCGCGCGGCATGGGCGCCGCGCACGCCAAGGCGCTGGTGGCCGAGGACGCGCGCGTGGTGTTGGGCGATCTCCTCGACGACGAAGGCGCCGCGCTGGCCAAGGAACTCGGCGACAACGCCGCCTATGTTCACCTCGATGTCCGCGAGCCGCAGCAGTGGCGCGACGCGGTCTCCGCAGCGGTCGACCGATTCGGCTCACTGAACGTTCTGGTGAACAATGCGGGCATCGTCAACGGCAACCTGCTGGTCGACTTCGAACTGTCCGAATGGCAGCGGATCGTCGACATCAATCTCACCGGCACCTTCCTCGGTATGCAGGCCGCCACCCCCGCCATGATCGAGGCGGGCGGTGGCTCGATGATCAATATCTCCTCCGTGGAGGGCATGCGCGGCAGCCCCGGCCTGCACGGCTACACCGCGACCAAGTTCGCCGTCCGCGGCCTGACCAAGTCCACCGCACTCGAATTGGCGCAGTATGGAATTCGAGTCAACTCGGTGCATCCCGGCCTGATCCGCACCCCGATGACCGAGGGCATTCCCGCCGACTTCCTGCAGATCCCGATGGGCCGCGCCGCCGAACCCGCCGAGGTCTCCGCACTGGTGACCTTCCTGGCCAGCGACGAGTCCTCGTATTCGACGGGCGCCGAATTCGTCATCGACGGCGGCCTCACCGTCGGCGTCCCGCACAAGACCTTCTGA
- a CDS encoding MaoC family dehydratase, with product MSEPTSFTMESLRKAAGAELGVSRWIEIGQDRIDAFAEATEDRQWIHVDPERAATGPFGTTVAHGYLTLSLLPPIMADLMVVTDAAARLNYGLNTVRFPSPVPAGSRIRGSARIVSVEEVRGGLQAVVRVTIEREGGDKPACVAEYIVRALD from the coding sequence ATGAGCGAGCCCACCTCTTTCACCATGGAATCGCTGCGGAAAGCCGCGGGTGCCGAGCTTGGCGTGAGCCGCTGGATCGAGATCGGCCAGGACCGCATCGACGCGTTCGCCGAGGCGACCGAGGACCGGCAATGGATCCACGTCGATCCCGAGCGTGCCGCGACCGGCCCGTTCGGGACGACCGTTGCCCACGGTTATCTCACGCTGTCGCTGCTCCCGCCGATCATGGCCGACTTGATGGTCGTCACCGACGCCGCGGCCCGACTCAACTATGGCCTGAACACCGTGCGGTTCCCGTCGCCGGTGCCCGCGGGGTCGCGCATCCGCGGCAGCGCCCGGATTGTGAGTGTCGAGGAGGTTCGTGGCGGTCTGCAGGCCGTCGTGCGGGTGACGATCGAACGCGAGGGCGGCGACAAGCCCGCATGCGTCGCCGAATACATCGTCCGCGCCCTGGACTGA
- a CDS encoding alpha/beta fold hydrolase: protein MSNPNRDAAMAMRRFGRRTRVPDIAEVPGGRLVDLPGRGRTYVVDIPGPAGAPTLVLLHATACTGYLTWFPALDALAERFRVIVFDQRWHGRGIRSPRFSVQDCADDVVAVLDAVGVQRAICAGYSLGGVVGLLAAHRHPDRVSGLVLCATPYRFQEKLRERAFHQTFGALADAFGPYAFQRAELYHERLPELPDHTWPPGKLERWALAEFRSTSGWALAQVIAEVGRFDSTPWLAGLKMPTAVVITTRDRAIPVYRQLEMATMIPGATIHLVKGGHASCVLAADRFVPVLLDACAAVAARVTSSKAATGE from the coding sequence ATGTCGAACCCGAACCGCGATGCGGCGATGGCGATGCGACGGTTCGGGCGGCGCACTCGGGTGCCCGATATCGCCGAGGTGCCGGGTGGGCGATTGGTGGACTTGCCGGGGCGCGGGCGGACCTACGTGGTCGACATACCGGGGCCTGCGGGTGCGCCGACGCTGGTGTTGTTGCACGCGACGGCCTGCACCGGATACCTCACCTGGTTTCCCGCGCTCGACGCGCTCGCCGAGCGGTTCCGGGTGATCGTGTTCGACCAGCGCTGGCACGGCCGCGGCATTCGCTCGCCGCGGTTCTCGGTCCAGGACTGCGCCGACGATGTCGTCGCGGTGCTCGACGCAGTGGGTGTGCAACGCGCCATCTGCGCGGGATACTCCCTCGGCGGAGTCGTCGGATTGCTTGCCGCGCACCGTCATCCGGATCGAGTGAGCGGTCTGGTGTTGTGTGCGACGCCGTATCGGTTCCAGGAGAAGTTGCGCGAGCGAGCGTTTCATCAAACCTTCGGTGCACTCGCGGATGCGTTCGGCCCCTATGCCTTTCAGCGGGCCGAGCTGTATCACGAACGGCTGCCGGAACTGCCGGATCACACCTGGCCGCCCGGCAAACTCGAACGGTGGGCGCTGGCGGAATTCCGCAGCACGAGCGGATGGGCGCTTGCGCAGGTCATCGCGGAGGTCGGTCGATTCGATTCGACCCCGTGGCTCGCCGGCCTGAAAATGCCGACAGCTGTTGTCATCACGACCCGGGACCGGGCGATTCCCGTCTATCGCCAGCTGGAGATGGCAACCATGATTCCCGGTGCGACCATTCATTTGGTCAAGGGCGGCCACGCGTCGTGCGTGCTGGCGGCCGACCGCTTCGTGCCGGTACTACTCGACGCGTGCGCCGCGGTTGCCGCCCGAGTGACCTCGAGCAAGGCTGCGACAGGGGAGTGA
- a CDS encoding WS/DGAT/MGAT family O-acyltransferase, whose translation MERLTGLDASFLYLETGTQHLHVCALLILDPTAGGTHYSFDTFKAELGRRLPLVPQMRRRVHEVPFNLDHPVWVEDPDFDLDYHIRRIGIPSPGGREQLAELVGDIASRPMDRNRPLWQMNVVEGFAGDKIAVICKYHHAAVDGITGTNMMMHLCDLEPGATRPEPTEQWQPEPKPNDWKLAAEGLINFPNKAGLVGMVPKTLGMVAGFVQRRRENKAGMALPLTAPRTPFNRAITPHRAVAFTETKLDAIKEIKTAFGVKVNDVVLTIVAGVLRTYLEKHDELPDRSLIASVPVSTHEDSRHDAGINKVSTLFSRLGTDIADPVERLRQVAEFNRGAKEEYQLIGADFLQDWSKYAPPNTFQLAARVYSSLKLAEHHPVVHNLVVSNVPGPPMPLYFLGVRVDGMYPFGPVFHGAGLTVTVLSNNDDLDFGFIACKELVPDVATLADAVPDVVDELLAAARTLR comes from the coding sequence ATGGAGCGACTAACCGGATTGGATGCCAGCTTCCTGTACCTCGAGACCGGGACCCAGCACCTGCACGTCTGTGCACTGCTGATCCTCGATCCCACCGCAGGGGGCACGCACTACTCGTTCGACACATTCAAAGCCGAACTCGGCAGACGATTACCGTTGGTCCCGCAGATGCGACGGCGCGTGCACGAGGTGCCTTTCAATCTCGACCATCCGGTCTGGGTGGAGGACCCGGATTTCGACCTGGACTACCACATTCGACGCATCGGCATTCCGAGCCCCGGCGGGCGCGAACAGCTGGCCGAACTAGTCGGCGATATCGCGAGCAGGCCGATGGATCGCAACCGTCCGCTGTGGCAGATGAACGTGGTCGAGGGCTTCGCGGGCGACAAGATCGCGGTGATCTGCAAGTACCACCACGCAGCCGTGGACGGCATCACCGGAACCAACATGATGATGCACCTGTGCGATCTGGAACCCGGGGCAACGCGACCCGAACCGACCGAGCAATGGCAACCGGAGCCGAAGCCGAACGATTGGAAGCTGGCCGCCGAAGGGCTGATCAATTTTCCGAACAAGGCGGGCCTGGTCGGCATGGTGCCGAAGACTCTCGGCATGGTGGCCGGATTCGTACAGCGACGCCGAGAGAACAAGGCGGGCATGGCTTTACCGCTGACTGCACCGCGGACACCGTTCAATCGGGCGATCACCCCACATCGAGCAGTCGCGTTCACCGAGACGAAACTCGATGCCATCAAGGAGATCAAGACCGCCTTCGGGGTCAAGGTCAACGACGTGGTGCTGACCATCGTCGCCGGAGTGCTGCGCACCTATCTGGAGAAGCACGACGAACTGCCCGACCGCTCGCTGATCGCCTCGGTGCCGGTCTCGACGCACGAAGACTCCCGCCACGACGCGGGCATCAACAAGGTCTCGACGCTGTTCTCGCGCCTCGGCACCGATATCGCCGATCCGGTGGAGCGCCTGCGGCAGGTGGCCGAGTTCAATCGCGGCGCCAAGGAGGAGTACCAGCTCATCGGCGCCGATTTCCTGCAGGACTGGTCGAAGTACGCCCCGCCGAACACTTTTCAGCTCGCCGCCCGCGTCTACTCGTCGCTGAAGTTGGCCGAACACCATCCTGTGGTGCACAACCTGGTGGTCTCCAATGTGCCGGGCCCGCCGATGCCGCTGTATTTCCTCGGCGTCCGCGTGGACGGCATGTATCCGTTCGGTCCGGTCTTCCACGGCGCCGGGCTCACGGTCACTGTGCTGTCCAACAACGATGATCTGGATTTCGGCTTCATCGCCTGCAAGGAACTGGTGCCCGACGTCGCGACGCTCGCGGACGCCGTACCCGACGTAGTCGACGAATTACTCGCCGCGGCACGCACCTTGCGCTGA
- a CDS encoding metal-dependent hydrolase — translation MKLLRRAERRLDIDPGEVALHARNVQFDWADTPLHWMPAEPIASHLINALNLLLPEGERMFCAAYTEALPFVKDEKLREAMLGFIGQESMHAETHDKVLHEVLAANGIDPGPYVRQAEFLFRKTLGPKDVAGIAQRQVMVERLAVIACLEHFFAYLGDWVLNADLERFEADPRVADLFRWHGAEEVEHRHVAHDVAVYFHAGYLRRAAVMMMVFPIFITLVVRGTKFMVYQDPALPDLGYPRLITRVFGSMWRGALPGVPSLLWSALTTFKPGYNPESVGSTAQAVAYLAKSPAARAIAS, via the coding sequence ATGAAGCTACTTCGCCGGGCTGAGCGGCGGCTGGACATCGATCCGGGTGAGGTCGCGCTGCATGCCCGCAATGTGCAATTCGACTGGGCCGACACGCCACTGCACTGGATGCCGGCCGAGCCGATCGCGTCGCATCTGATCAACGCGCTGAATCTGCTACTGCCCGAGGGCGAGCGCATGTTCTGTGCCGCGTACACCGAGGCGCTGCCATTCGTGAAAGACGAGAAGCTGCGCGAGGCCATGTTGGGCTTCATCGGCCAGGAGTCGATGCACGCGGAAACGCACGACAAGGTGCTGCACGAGGTGCTCGCCGCCAACGGCATCGACCCCGGGCCGTATGTGCGCCAGGCCGAGTTCCTGTTCCGCAAGACGCTGGGGCCGAAGGATGTAGCGGGTATCGCGCAGCGTCAGGTGATGGTGGAACGACTCGCGGTCATCGCGTGTTTGGAACACTTCTTCGCCTACCTCGGTGACTGGGTGCTCAATGCTGATCTGGAGAGGTTCGAGGCCGACCCGCGCGTCGCGGATCTCTTCCGCTGGCATGGTGCCGAAGAGGTAGAACACCGGCATGTCGCGCACGACGTAGCGGTCTACTTCCACGCGGGCTACCTTCGGCGTGCGGCCGTGATGATGATGGTGTTCCCGATCTTCATCACCCTGGTGGTGCGCGGGACCAAATTCATGGTGTATCAGGATCCGGCGCTGCCCGACCTCGGCTACCCACGGTTGATCACACGTGTCTTCGGATCGATGTGGCGAGGCGCGCTGCCTGGTGTGCCGTCACTGCTGTGGAGCGCGTTGACGACCTTCAAGCCGGGCTACAACCCGGAATCGGTCGGATCTACCGCGCAAGCGGTGGCCTATCTGGCCAAGTCTCCCGCCGCCCGTGCGATCGCCTCGTGA
- a CDS encoding PDR/VanB family oxidoreductase, translating into MPAPGQLPADLFGKRDRDRAVRVLDVVASARLRWSTLINRKDLAPRIDDRRLALILTGRRIEAHDQDVVSLRLEAPDGRELPPWRPGAHLDLELPSGRLRQYSLCGDPADTRAYRVAVRRIPNGGGGSIEVHDELPVGSRIMVRGPRNAFPFAVPGHGSSAARLHFIAGGIGITPILPMARLAMRLGIDWSMVYTGRNRDTIPFLDEIETFGDRVTIRTDDNHGLPTAATLLAGVDADTAVYCCGPVPMITVVTDAVREMPGVELHSERFAPPPIMDGQPFEIEFAATGEVVEVAADRSALDTILESRPDRPYSCRQGFCRTCKVRVLSGAPDHRETVLTAADHAAGDMLVCVSRSQGGRLVLDL; encoded by the coding sequence TTGCCTGCCCCGGGACAACTGCCGGCGGACCTGTTCGGCAAGCGCGATCGCGACCGGGCAGTTCGAGTGCTCGACGTGGTCGCCTCCGCGCGGCTGCGTTGGAGCACGCTGATCAACCGCAAAGATCTCGCGCCGCGGATCGACGACCGCCGTCTGGCGCTGATACTGACCGGCCGACGGATCGAGGCGCACGATCAGGACGTGGTGAGCCTGCGATTGGAAGCGCCGGACGGTCGCGAACTTCCGCCGTGGCGTCCCGGCGCGCACCTGGATCTGGAACTGCCCTCGGGGCGGTTGCGCCAGTACTCACTGTGCGGTGATCCGGCCGATACCCGTGCCTATCGGGTTGCGGTACGCCGTATTCCGAATGGTGGCGGTGGATCGATCGAGGTGCACGACGAGCTGCCGGTCGGCTCTCGCATCATGGTGCGCGGGCCGCGCAACGCGTTTCCGTTCGCGGTGCCCGGCCACGGATCATCTGCCGCCCGCCTGCATTTCATTGCGGGCGGCATCGGGATCACGCCGATCCTGCCGATGGCACGACTGGCAATGCGGCTCGGCATCGACTGGTCGATGGTGTACACCGGCCGCAACCGTGACACCATCCCGTTCCTCGACGAGATCGAGACATTCGGTGATCGTGTCACCATCCGCACCGACGACAACCACGGGTTGCCCACTGCCGCAACGCTATTGGCGGGCGTCGACGCCGACACCGCCGTGTACTGTTGCGGCCCGGTGCCGATGATCACCGTCGTCACCGACGCGGTGCGCGAAATGCCGGGCGTGGAGTTGCATTCCGAACGATTCGCACCGCCACCGATCATGGACGGTCAACCCTTCGAAATCGAATTCGCCGCTACCGGTGAGGTCGTCGAGGTGGCTGCGGACCGGTCCGCGCTCGACACCATCCTGGAGAGCCGTCCGGACCGGCCCTACTCGTGCCGCCAGGGCTTCTGCCGAACCTGCAAGGTTCGGGTGCTCTCCGGTGCGCCCGATCATCGCGAAACCGTGCTGACCGCGGCCGATCACGCGGCGGGCGACATGCTCGTCTGCGTCTCGCGGTCGCAGGGCGGGCGATTGGTGCTCGACCTATGA
- a CDS encoding SDR family oxidoreductase — protein sequence MTTTDIGSAVTERIVRSGEFDIAVYEYGDPSAETIVLVHGWPDTHHLWDAVVPLLAGRFHVVTYDTRGHGRSTRTRRTEDYRLDALATDFFAVADGVSPDRPVHVLAHDWGSVQVWEAVCEPQAAEWVASFTSVSGPNLDHIGKWMRDRLSRPTPRNIWQPFSQLLSSAYTFFFMTPGLPRATFGLLGTERRWQRVVSIMNETPTSNITLGPTFRKDIVDGLLIYRANIVQRMLAPRERHTEVPVQLIVAGRDVAVRPAGFDDEPKWTSRLWRRDIPAGHWMPFSHPELLATATTELIDTLNGGSVPRGLRRAEVGRSKRPFEDQLVVITGGGSGIGRETALAFARLGAEIVLSDINLVAAKETAELIGAEHGVAHAYELDVSNESDMTAHAAAVLAVHGVPDILINNAGIGQAGGFFDTPSAEFDRVLRINLGGVVNGCRAFGSAMAERGLGGHIVNLSSMAAYSPQQGFSAYSTSKSAVFMFSDCLRAELAANNISVHTICPGVVHTNIVATTTFSGVSADEEKRKQEQYDKLYRMRRYGPEKVAEQIVRAVERDRSIVPVTPEARLQYQFNKFAPAIVRFVAARVKLT from the coding sequence ATGACGACGACCGACATCGGCTCGGCGGTCACCGAGCGCATCGTCCGCAGCGGCGAATTCGACATCGCGGTATACGAATACGGCGATCCGAGCGCGGAAACCATTGTCCTCGTGCATGGTTGGCCGGACACCCATCATCTCTGGGACGCGGTCGTGCCGTTGCTCGCCGGACGGTTCCACGTCGTCACCTACGACACCCGCGGTCACGGTCGATCCACCCGCACCCGGCGCACCGAGGACTACCGGCTGGACGCCCTCGCGACCGACTTCTTCGCGGTCGCCGACGGGGTCAGCCCCGACCGGCCGGTACATGTGCTCGCGCACGACTGGGGTTCGGTGCAGGTGTGGGAGGCGGTCTGTGAGCCGCAGGCGGCCGAGTGGGTCGCATCCTTCACCTCGGTGTCGGGTCCCAACCTCGATCACATCGGAAAGTGGATGCGCGACAGGCTTTCCCGGCCGACGCCGCGCAATATCTGGCAGCCGTTCAGTCAGCTGCTCTCCTCGGCGTACACGTTCTTCTTCATGACACCGGGACTGCCGCGGGCGACCTTCGGGTTGCTCGGCACCGAGCGGCGGTGGCAGCGGGTGGTCTCGATCATGAACGAGACCCCGACCTCGAACATCACGCTCGGACCGACCTTCCGCAAGGACATCGTCGATGGTCTGCTCATCTACCGGGCCAATATCGTGCAGCGCATGCTCGCCCCGCGCGAGCGGCATACCGAGGTCCCGGTGCAGCTGATCGTCGCAGGTCGTGATGTCGCCGTCCGGCCGGCGGGCTTCGACGACGAGCCCAAATGGACCTCGCGGCTGTGGCGGCGCGATATCCCGGCCGGGCACTGGATGCCGTTCTCGCACCCCGAGTTGCTCGCCACCGCGACCACCGAGCTCATCGATACGCTCAACGGCGGATCGGTGCCGCGCGGGCTGCGTCGCGCCGAGGTCGGCCGCAGCAAGCGGCCCTTCGAGGACCAGCTGGTTGTGATCACCGGCGGCGGCAGCGGCATCGGCCGCGAGACCGCGCTCGCCTTCGCCCGGCTCGGCGCCGAGATCGTGCTGTCGGACATCAACCTGGTGGCCGCCAAGGAAACCGCGGAGCTGATCGGCGCCGAACACGGCGTTGCGCACGCCTATGAGCTGGACGTGTCGAACGAGTCGGACATGACGGCACATGCGGCGGCCGTGCTCGCGGTGCACGGTGTGCCGGACATCCTGATCAACAATGCCGGAATCGGCCAGGCGGGCGGCTTCTTCGACACCCCGTCGGCGGAATTCGATCGTGTGCTGCGGATCAATCTGGGCGGTGTGGTCAACGGCTGCCGCGCCTTCGGCTCCGCCATGGCCGAGCGTGGGCTCGGCGGGCACATCGTCAACCTGTCCAGCATGGCCGCCTACAGCCCGCAGCAGGGGTTCAGCGCGTACTCCACGAGCAAGTCGGCGGTGTTCATGTTCTCCGACTGCCTGCGCGCGGAGTTGGCCGCGAACAATATCTCCGTGCACACCATCTGCCCAGGCGTCGTACACACCAATATCGTTGCCACCACGACCTTCTCGGGTGTCAGCGCCGATGAGGAGAAGCGCAAGCAGGAGCAGTACGACAAGCTCTACCGGATGCGGCGCTACGGGCCGGAGAAGGTCGCCGAGCAGATCGTGCGGGCCGTGGAACGCGACCGCAGCATCGTCCCGGTCACTCCGGAGGCGCGGTTGCAGTACCAGTTCAACAAGTTCGCTCCGGCGATCGTCCGGTTCGTAGCCGCGCGGGTGAAGCTCACCTGA
- a CDS encoding glycine-rich domain-containing protein: MRLRNRLRRRIDLHEVDSTVAALELPEAVFKTSPWQPRDLVETGLRQWLRCCGAAMRDGQVIGMPSHAVDEAWHGFILCTERYAAFCATAYGRFLHHYPDGVGPPENSPKKSSHGTMAEQLGRTVVAWSMVAAPGETCVLWDLDTKVGVDHPWGIDARRVAAIEAELGRASESSG, encoded by the coding sequence TTGCGCCTCCGAAACCGACTACGGCGTCGAATCGATCTCCACGAAGTCGACAGCACCGTGGCCGCGCTCGAATTGCCCGAGGCCGTCTTCAAGACCAGCCCGTGGCAGCCACGCGACCTGGTGGAAACCGGCCTGCGGCAGTGGTTGCGCTGCTGTGGTGCCGCGATGCGCGACGGCCAGGTGATCGGAATGCCGTCGCACGCCGTCGACGAGGCATGGCACGGGTTCATTCTCTGCACCGAGCGCTACGCCGCGTTCTGCGCTACCGCCTACGGGCGGTTTCTGCACCACTATCCGGACGGCGTTGGGCCACCGGAGAATTCGCCGAAGAAGTCCTCGCACGGCACGATGGCGGAACAACTCGGACGCACCGTGGTCGCGTGGTCCATGGTCGCCGCGCCCGGCGAAACCTGCGTGCTCTGGGACCTCGACACCAAGGTCGGCGTCGACCATCCGTGGGGCATCGACGCCCGGCGAGTCGCGGCTATCGAAGCCGAACTCGGCCGAGCGTCGGAGTCATCCGGATGA